A single window of Helicobacter pylori NCTC 11637 = CCUG 17874 = ATCC 43504 = JCM 12093 DNA harbors:
- the fumC gene encoding class II fumarate hydratase, protein MQFRIEHDTMGEIQVDDSQYWGAQTQRSLENFKIGTEKMPKELIGAFAKLKRSLAVVNHKLGKLSPEKSQAIIKACDCILKGELCGEFPLAIWQTGSGTQTNMNLNEVIANKATEILGGNFREKKLIHPNDDVNMSQSSNDTFPTAMHIVSVLEITHKLLPSLENLLKTFKDKSQQFKEIVKIGRTHLQDATPLTLGQEFSGYASMLEHSKQQILESLEHLRELAIGGTAVGTGLNAHKELSQKVAEELSQFSGVKFISAPNKFHALTSHDAIAYAHGAFKALAANLMKIANDIRWLASGPRCGLGELNIPENEPGSSIMPGKVNPTQCEAMTMVAVQVMGNDTAIGIAASQGNFELNVFKPVIIYNFLQSLRLLSDSMESFNTHCASGIEPNREKIDYYLHHSLMLVTALNPHVGYENAAKIAKNAHKKGISLKESALELKLLSTEDFDKFVVPEKMIGPKA, encoded by the coding sequence ATGCAATTTAGAATTGAACATGACACGATGGGCGAGATTCAAGTAGATGATAGCCAATACTGGGGGGCTCAAACGCAACGCAGTCTTGAAAACTTTAAGATCGGCACTGAAAAAATGCCTAAAGAACTCATTGGTGCGTTTGCCAAACTCAAAAGGAGTCTGGCGGTAGTCAATCACAAGTTAGGGAAATTAAGCCCAGAAAAATCCCAAGCCATTATCAAGGCGTGCGATTGCATTTTAAAAGGCGAGCTGTGCGGCGAGTTTCCCCTAGCAATATGGCAAACAGGGAGCGGGACTCAAACGAACATGAACCTCAATGAAGTCATTGCCAATAAGGCTACCGAAATTTTAGGGGGTAATTTTAGGGAGAAAAAACTCATCCACCCTAACGATGATGTGAACATGTCTCAAAGCTCCAACGACACTTTCCCTACCGCAATGCACATTGTGAGCGTGCTAGAAATCACGCATAAACTGCTCCCTAGTTTGGAGAATCTGTTAAAGACCTTTAAAGACAAAAGCCAACAATTTAAAGAGATTGTCAAAATCGGGCGCACGCATTTACAAGACGCTACGCCTTTAACTTTGGGGCAAGAATTTAGCGGGTATGCGAGCATGCTAGAGCATTCTAAACAACAAATTTTAGAGAGTTTGGAGCATTTGAGAGAATTAGCCATAGGCGGGACGGCCGTAGGCACAGGGCTAAACGCTCATAAAGAATTGAGCCAAAAAGTGGCTGAAGAATTGAGCCAGTTTAGCGGTGTGAAATTCATTTCTGCGCCCAATAAATTCCACGCGCTCACTAGCCATGACGCTATCGCTTATGCGCATGGGGCTTTTAAGGCTTTAGCGGCGAATTTAATGAAAATCGCTAACGATATTAGATGGCTTGCGAGCGGGCCGCGCTGTGGTTTGGGCGAGCTTAATATCCCTGAAAACGAGCCGGGCAGTTCTATTATGCCCGGTAAAGTCAATCCCACGCAATGCGAAGCGATGACCATGGTGGCCGTGCAAGTGATGGGGAATGATACCGCTATTGGTATTGCGGCCAGTCAGGGTAATTTTGAATTGAATGTGTTTAAACCGGTGATCATTTATAATTTCTTGCAAAGTTTAAGGCTATTGAGCGACAGCATGGAAAGTTTTAATACCCATTGCGCGAGCGGCATTGAGCCTAATAGAGAAAAAATTGATTATTACTTGCACCATTCTTTAATGCTAGTAACCGCCCTAAACCCGCATGTAGGCTATGAAAACGCCGCTAAAATCGCTAAAAACGCCCACAAAAAAGGCATTTCTCTAAAAGAAAGCGCGCTGGAATTGAAACTCTTGAGCACTGAAGATTTTGACAAATTCGTGGTGCCTGAAAAGATGATCGGGCCTAAGGCTTAA
- a CDS encoding efflux RND transporter periplasmic adaptor subunit produces the protein MKRLLLFALILFFSPLFANTKETKEAKSQTRFNISTTKVIEKEFSQSRRYYALLEPNEALIFSQTLRFDGYVEKLYANKTYTPIKKGDRLLSVYSPELVSAQSELLSSLKFNQQVGAIKEKLKLLGLENSSIEKIISSHKVQNEMTIYSHFNGVIFKKSPDLNEGSFIKKGQELFQIIDLSQLWALVKVNQEDLEFLKNTHKAILFVEGIKGKQEITLENINPIINAQDKMLEARFNVPNVKQLYYPNMFAQVEIFQKPQKMKILPKEAVLIKGGKAIVFKKDDFGLSPLEIKAVRLSDGNYEILEGLKAGEEVANNALFVLDADAQNNGDY, from the coding sequence ATGAAACGGCTTTTATTGTTCGCCTTGATTTTATTTTTTAGCCCCTTATTCGCTAACACTAAAGAAACTAAAGAAGCTAAAAGCCAAACCCGTTTTAATATTTCCACCACTAAAGTTATAGAAAAAGAATTTTCTCAAAGCCGGCGCTATTACGCGCTTTTAGAGCCTAATGAAGCGCTGATTTTTTCTCAAACCCTGCGTTTTGATGGCTATGTGGAAAAGCTTTATGCGAATAAAACCTATACCCCCATTAAAAAGGGCGATAGGTTATTGAGCGTGTATTCCCCTGAATTAGTGAGCGCTCAAAGCGAGCTGTTATCATCATTGAAATTCAACCAACAAGTGGGAGCGATTAAAGAAAAATTAAAACTATTAGGGCTAGAAAACTCCAGCATTGAAAAAATCATCAGCAGCCACAAGGTTCAAAATGAAATGACTATTTACTCTCACTTCAACGGCGTTATTTTTAAAAAAAGCCCGGATCTCAATGAGGGGAGCTTCATTAAAAAAGGGCAAGAGTTGTTTCAAATCATAGATTTAAGCCAATTGTGGGCGCTTGTTAAAGTCAATCAAGAGGATTTAGAATTTTTAAAAAACACGCATAAAGCGATCTTGTTCGTAGAAGGGATTAAAGGCAAGCAAGAAATCACGCTTGAAAACATCAACCCCATCATAAATGCGCAAGATAAAATGCTAGAAGCGCGCTTCAATGTGCCTAATGTCAAACAGCTTTATTACCCTAACATGTTCGCTCAAGTAGAAATCTTTCAAAAACCACAAAAAATGAAGATTTTGCCTAAAGAAGCGGTTTTGATTAAAGGGGGGAAAGCTATCGTGTTTAAAAAAGACGATTTTGGCTTAAGCCCGTTAGAAATTAAAGCCGTCCGCTTGAGCGATGGGAATTATGAAATTTTAGAGGGTTTAAAAGCGGGCGAAGAAGTGGCTAATAACGCTTTATTCGTGCTAGACGCTGACGCTCAAAACAATGGGGATTATTGA
- the azlC gene encoding azaleucine resistance protein AzlC, translating to MREFLKAFKDAFPYTISIFLGYLLMGMTFGMLLVQHGYDYKVALFMSLFIYAGAVQFVAITLLSTQASLMNVVIVSLLVNARQTCYALSMLDRFKNTQWRLPYLVHALTDETFALLNLYAPKEGVSEKDFIFSISLLNHSYWVIGSLVGSLVGSHFSFDTQGMEFVMTAIFIVLFMEQYKRNTNHKNAWLGIFIAVVCLALFGTEYFLLIALVLMVLALILFRKQLEC from the coding sequence GTGCGCGAGTTTCTAAAAGCCTTTAAAGACGCTTTCCCTTATACCATTTCTATCTTTTTAGGGTATTTGCTTATGGGAATGACTTTTGGAATGCTTTTAGTCCAGCATGGCTATGATTATAAAGTCGCTTTGTTCATGTCGTTATTCATCTACGCTGGGGCGGTGCAGTTTGTAGCGATCACGCTTTTAAGCACGCAAGCGAGCTTGATGAATGTCGTTATTGTGAGCTTGTTAGTGAATGCGAGACAGACTTGTTATGCGCTTTCTATGTTAGACAGATTCAAAAACACCCAATGGCGTTTGCCCTATTTAGTGCATGCGCTCACGGATGAAACCTTTGCTTTATTGAATTTATACGCTCCTAAAGAGGGGGTGAGTGAAAAAGACTTCATTTTTAGCATTTCCTTACTCAACCACTCTTATTGGGTTATTGGCTCGTTAGTGGGTTCGTTAGTGGGTTCGCATTTTTCCTTTGACACTCAAGGCATGGAATTTGTGATGACAGCGATTTTTATCGTGCTGTTTATGGAACAATACAAACGAAACACAAACCACAAAAACGCATGGCTTGGGATTTTTATTGCGGTTGTTTGTTTAGCGCTTTTTGGGACTGAATACTTTTTGCTCATCGCTTTAGTTTTAATGGTGCTCGCCCTCATTTTGTTTAGAAAGCAGTTAGAATGTTAA
- the crdA gene encoding copper resistance determinant CrdA — translation MKKLAALFLVSVLGVMSLNAWEQTLKANDLEVKIKSVGNPIKGDNTFVLSPTLKGKALEKAIVRVQFMMPEMPGMPAMKEMAQVSEKNGLYEAKTNLSMNGTWQVRVDIKSKEGEVYRAKTSLDL, via the coding sequence ATGAAGAAGTTAGCCGCTTTATTTTTAGTAAGCGTGTTGGGGGTTATGAGCTTAAACGCATGGGAGCAAACCCTAAAAGCCAACGACTTGGAAGTGAAAATCAAATCCGTGGGTAACCCCATTAAAGGCGACAACACTTTCGTGCTTAGCCCCACTTTAAAAGGTAAGGCTTTAGAAAAAGCTATCGTTAGGGTGCAGTTTATGATGCCTGAAATGCCTGGCATGCCAGCGATGAAAGAAATGGCGCAAGTGAGTGAAAAAAACGGCCTTTATGAAGCTAAAACCAACCTTTCTATGAACGGGACATGGCAGGTGAGGGTGGATATTAAATCTAAAGAGGGCGAGGTTTATCGCGCTAAAACAAGCCTGGATTTATAA
- the rplC gene encoding 50S ribosomal protein L3, producing MEFLVQKIGMSRTIDANSTPVTLLKVLQAKVCQLENGKALVAYAMHKKHNKAIEGQQKKYQLSKEFNHFATLKASQQKELGDLDLSALETLKRVKASFKTKGRGFAGVMKRWNFQGGPAAHGSRFHRRPGSIGNREWPGRVQKGRKMAGHYGNELVTCQNEVLSFDKESMVLVLKGSVAGFSGAYGRIRAV from the coding sequence ATGGAATTTTTAGTTCAAAAGATAGGCATGAGCCGCACCATTGACGCTAACAGCACGCCTGTAACCTTGCTTAAAGTCTTGCAAGCGAAAGTGTGCCAGCTAGAAAACGGGAAAGCTTTAGTGGCCTATGCGATGCATAAAAAACACAATAAGGCGATTGAAGGCCAGCAAAAGAAATACCAACTCAGCAAAGAGTTTAACCATTTCGCTACCTTAAAAGCTTCCCAACAAAAAGAGTTGGGCGATTTGGATTTGAGTGCTTTAGAAACGCTTAAAAGGGTTAAAGCGAGCTTTAAAACGAAGGGAAGAGGCTTTGCGGGGGTGATGAAGCGTTGGAATTTCCAAGGCGGGCCTGCAGCGCATGGGAGCCGTTTCCATCGTCGCCCTGGTTCTATTGGTAACCGAGAATGGCCAGGAAGAGTGCAAAAGGGTAGGAAAATGGCAGGGCATTATGGCAATGAGCTAGTTACTTGCCAAAACGAGGTGCTCTCTTTTGATAAAGAAAGTATGGTGTTAGTGCTAAAGGGTTCAGTGGCCGGCTTTTCTGGGGCTTATGGACGCATTAGAGCGGTATAA
- a CDS encoding efflux RND transporter permease subunit, with the protein MIEKIIDLSVKNKLLTTLVTLLIFLASLWAIKSVRLDALPDLSPAQVVVQITYPNQSPKIVQEQVTYPLVSTFMSIANIDTVRGISSYESGLIYIIFKDGVNLYWARDRVLEQLNRVSNLPKDAKVEIGSDSTSIGWAYQYALSSDSKNLSDLKVLQDFYYRYALLGVDGVSEVASVGGFVKDYEVTLQNDSLIRYNLSLEQVANAIKNSNNDTGGGVILENGFEKIIRSHGYIQSLKDLEEIVVKKEGAIPLKIKDIASVRLVPKPRRGAANLNGDKEVVGGIVMVRYHADTYKVLKAIKEKIATLQASNPDVKITSVYDRSELIEKGIDNLIHTLIEESVIVLVIIAIFLLHFRSALVVIITLPLSVCISFLLMRYFNIEASIMSLGGIAIAIGAMVDAAIVMVENAHKHLQHIDTKDNAQRVNGIIEGVKHVGGAIFFALMIIVVSFLPIFALTGQEEKLFAPLAYTKTFAMLVGALLSITMVPILMVWLIKGRILEESKNPINAFFMKIYGVSLKVVLKFRYAFLIASVLGLGGLVVAYKKLNWEFIPQINEGVIMYMPVTINGVGIDTALEYLKKSNAAIKQLDFVKQVFGKVGRANTSTDAAGLGMIETYIELKPQNEWKEKLSYKEVRDKLEKTLQLKGLTNSWTYPIRGRTDMLLTGIRTPLGIKLYGNDTDKLQELAILMEQQLKTLKESLSVFAERSNNGYYITLDLNDENLARYGINKNAVLDAIKFALGGATLTTMIKGVESYPISLRLEDTERNTIEKLKNLYIKTAYNYMPLRELARIYYDNSPAVLKSEKGLNVNFIYIVPQNGISSDTYRQLAQKALEKIQLPNGYYYEFSGESQYLEEAFKTLQYIVPVSVFIIFILIVFALKNLINSLLCFFTLPFAFLGGLIFMNLMGFNMSVAALVGFLALLGVASETAIVMIIYLEDAFQKFIKTPLKEQTTTALKEAIMHGAVLRVRPKLMTFFSILASLIPIMYSHGTGSEIMKSIAAPMLGGMISSVVLTLFIIPTAYFVIKNARVRKHEY; encoded by the coding sequence ATGATAGAAAAGATCATTGATTTAAGCGTTAAAAACAAACTCCTTACCACTTTAGTCACTCTACTCATTTTTTTAGCCTCTTTGTGGGCGATAAAAAGCGTCCGTTTAGACGCTTTGCCGGATTTAAGCCCCGCTCAAGTGGTCGTGCAAATCACTTACCCCAATCAAAGCCCTAAAATCGTGCAAGAGCAGGTTACTTACCCGTTAGTTTCTACTTTCATGAGTATCGCTAACATTGACACGGTTAGGGGGATTTCTAGCTATGAAAGCGGCTTGATTTACATCATTTTTAAAGACGGCGTCAATTTGTATTGGGCTAGAGACAGGGTTTTAGAGCAATTAAACCGAGTAAGCAATCTACCCAAGGACGCTAAAGTGGAAATAGGGAGCGATTCCACTTCTATTGGCTGGGCGTATCAATACGCTCTATCTAGCGATAGCAAGAATTTAAGCGATTTGAAAGTCTTACAAGATTTTTATTACCGCTACGCGCTTTTAGGGGTTGATGGGGTGAGTGAGGTTGCGAGTGTGGGGGGCTTTGTAAAAGATTATGAAGTAACGCTTCAAAACGATTCTTTGATCCGCTATAACTTGAGTTTAGAACAAGTCGCTAACGCGATTAAAAATTCCAATAACGATACCGGTGGGGGGGTTATTTTAGAAAACGGGTTTGAAAAAATTATAAGATCGCATGGCTATATCCAATCTTTGAAGGATTTAGAAGAAATTGTGGTTAAAAAAGAAGGGGCTATCCCTTTAAAAATCAAAGATATAGCCAGCGTGAGACTAGTCCCAAAACCACGCAGAGGGGCAGCCAATCTCAATGGCGATAAGGAAGTGGTAGGCGGGATTGTGATGGTGCGCTATCACGCTGACACTTATAAGGTGCTTAAAGCCATTAAAGAAAAAATCGCCACCCTACAAGCGAGTAACCCTGATGTGAAAATCACCAGCGTGTATGACAGGAGCGAATTGATTGAAAAAGGCATTGACAATTTAATCCACACGCTCATAGAAGAAAGCGTCATTGTGCTAGTCATTATTGCGATTTTTTTACTGCATTTTAGGAGCGCTTTAGTGGTGATTATCACTTTGCCTTTAAGCGTGTGCATCAGTTTCTTGCTCATGCGTTATTTCAATATTGAAGCGAGTATCATGAGTTTAGGGGGCATTGCGATCGCTATAGGGGCGATGGTGGATGCGGCTATTGTGATGGTAGAGAACGCTCACAAGCACTTGCAACACATTGACACGAAAGACAACGCTCAAAGGGTTAATGGCATCATAGAAGGGGTTAAGCATGTGGGGGGCGCGATATTTTTTGCTTTAATGATCATCGTGGTTTCTTTCTTGCCAATTTTTGCGCTCACCGGCCAAGAAGAAAAGCTTTTTGCCCCTTTAGCTTACACCAAAACCTTTGCCATGCTAGTAGGAGCCCTGCTCTCTATCACCATGGTCCCTATTTTAATGGTATGGCTCATTAAAGGGCGGATTTTAGAAGAGTCTAAAAACCCGATTAACGCTTTTTTCATGAAAATTTATGGCGTGAGTTTGAAGGTTGTGCTTAAGTTCAGATACGCTTTTTTAATAGCAAGCGTCCTGGGTCTAGGGGGCTTAGTTGTAGCGTATAAAAAACTCAATTGGGAATTTATCCCTCAAATCAATGAAGGGGTAATCATGTATATGCCTGTAACCATTAATGGCGTGGGCATTGACACCGCTTTAGAATATTTGAAAAAAAGTAATGCCGCTATCAAGCAACTGGATTTTGTCAAACAGGTTTTTGGTAAAGTGGGGCGTGCTAACACCAGCACCGATGCCGCCGGTTTAGGAATGATAGAAACCTACATTGAATTAAAGCCGCAAAACGAATGGAAAGAAAAGCTCAGCTATAAGGAAGTTAGGGACAAATTAGAAAAAACCTTGCAATTAAAAGGCTTGACCAATTCATGGACTTACCCCATTCGTGGCAGAACGGACATGCTCTTAACCGGCATTAGAACGCCCCTAGGCATCAAGCTCTATGGTAACGATACGGACAAATTGCAAGAATTGGCGATCCTTATGGAGCAACAGCTCAAAACCCTAAAAGAGAGCTTATCCGTCTTTGCCGAACGATCCAATAACGGCTACTACATCACGCTGGATTTGAACGATGAAAATCTGGCTCGCTATGGCATCAATAAAAACGCCGTGTTAGATGCGATTAAATTCGCTTTGGGCGGAGCCACGCTCACTACCATGATTAAGGGCGTAGAAAGCTACCCTATTTCTTTACGATTAGAAGACACAGAAAGAAACACCATTGAAAAATTAAAAAACCTCTACATCAAAACCGCTTACAATTACATGCCTTTAAGGGAGTTAGCCCGCATCTATTACGACAACTCGCCGGCGGTGTTAAAGAGCGAAAAGGGCTTGAACGTGAATTTTATTTATATTGTGCCGCAAAATGGTATCAGCTCTGATACTTACAGACAACTAGCTCAAAAAGCGCTAGAAAAAATCCAATTGCCTAACGGGTATTATTACGAATTCAGCGGCGAAAGCCAGTATTTAGAAGAAGCGTTTAAAACCTTACAATACATCGTGCCGGTAAGCGTGTTTATCATTTTTATTTTAATTGTCTTTGCTTTAAAGAATCTCATTAATTCCTTACTATGCTTTTTCACTCTGCCTTTTGCGTTTTTGGGGGGGTTGATTTTTATGAATCTCATGGGCTTTAACATGAGCGTGGCAGCGTTAGTGGGCTTTTTGGCCCTTTTAGGGGTAGCGAGCGAAACGGCTATCGTGATGATTATTTATTTAGAGGATGCGTTTCAAAAATTCATCAAAACCCCCTTAAAAGAGCAGACGACTACCGCCTTAAAAGAAGCTATCATGCATGGGGCGGTGCTTAGGGTAAGGCCCAAGCTCATGACCTTTTTTAGCATTTTAGCTTCACTCATTCCAATCATGTATAGCCATGGCACAGGTTCTGAAATCATGAAATCCATCGCTGCACCCATGCTAGGGGGCATGATAAGCAGCGTTGTTTTAACGCTTTTTATTATCCCTACGGCGTATTTTGTGATTAAAAACGCTAGGGTTAGGAAACATGAATATTAA
- the crdB gene encoding copper resistance outer membrane protein CrdB translates to MRSFISAFYKRGVSIRLLSAFLLLFSLGLAKDLEIQSFVAKYLSKNQKIQALQEQIDALSSQEKVVSKWDNPILYLGYNNANVSDFFRLDSTLMQNMSLGLSQKVDLNGKKLTQSQMINLEKQKKILELKKTKQQLAINLMINGIENYKNQQEIELLNTAIKNLENTLYQANHSSSPDLIAIAKLEILKSQLEIKKNNLEEALSSSHYSMGELTFKENELLSIAPKNFEFNKEQELYNISATNYDIAIARLDEEKSQKDITLAKKSFLEDVNVTGVYYFRSKQYYNYDMFSVALSIPLPLYGKQAKLVEQKKKESLVFKSEVENTKNKTRHLALKLLKKLETLQKNLESINKIIKQNEKIAQIYALDLKSNGDYNAYYNAFNDKITIQITQLETLSALNSAYLSLQNLKGLE, encoded by the coding sequence ATGCGATCTTTTATAAGCGCGTTTTATAAAAGGGGCGTTTCAATACGCCTCCTAAGTGCTTTTTTACTGCTTTTTAGTTTGGGTTTGGCTAAAGATTTAGAGATCCAATCTTTTGTGGCTAAATACCTTTCTAAAAATCAAAAAATACAAGCCTTACAAGAGCAAATTGACGCTTTAAGTTCTCAAGAAAAAGTCGTTAGCAAGTGGGATAACCCCATTTTGTATTTAGGCTATAACAACGCTAATGTGAGCGATTTTTTCAGGCTGGATAGCACCTTAATGCAAAACATGAGCTTGGGTTTGTCTCAAAAAGTGGATTTAAATGGCAAAAAACTCACGCAATCTCAAATGATCAATTTAGAAAAGCAAAAAAAGATATTAGAGCTTAAAAAAACCAAGCAGCAATTAGCGATTAATTTAATGATAAATGGCATTGAAAATTATAAAAACCAACAAGAAATAGAGCTTTTAAACACAGCGATTAAAAATTTAGAAAACACCCTCTATCAAGCCAACCATTCCAGTTCGCCCGATTTAATAGCGATCGCCAAGCTAGAAATTTTAAAATCGCAATTAGAAATCAAAAAAAACAATTTAGAAGAAGCCTTGTCCAGTAGCCACTATTCCATGGGTGAATTGACTTTTAAAGAAAACGAGCTTTTAAGCATTGCCCCTAAAAATTTTGAATTCAATAAGGAGCAAGAGTTATACAACATTAGCGCCACTAATTACGATATTGCGATCGCTAGGCTTGATGAAGAAAAATCGCAAAAAGACATCACTTTGGCTAAAAAAAGCTTTTTAGAAGATGTGAATGTTACCGGGGTGTATTATTTCCGCTCCAAACAATACTATAACTACGACATGTTTAGCGTCGCTTTGTCTATCCCTTTGCCTCTTTATGGCAAGCAGGCTAAATTGGTGGAGCAGAAGAAAAAAGAAAGCTTGGTGTTTAAAAGCGAAGTGGAAAACACCAAAAACAAAACGCGCCACCTGGCTCTAAAACTCCTTAAAAAATTAGAAACCTTGCAAAAAAACCTGGAATCGATCAATAAAATCATCAAACAGAATGAAAAAATCGCGCAAATTTATGCGCTTGACTTGAAATCTAATGGCGATTACAACGCTTATTACAACGCTTTTAATGACAAAATCACCATTCAAATCACCCAACTTGAAACCTTGAGCGCTCTCAATAGCGCTTATTTGTCCTTACAAAACCTTAAAGGATTAGAATGA
- a CDS encoding ATP-binding protein: MPLSCLHPFGPFETPKEPALNNPLLKAPSSDKICLLGPMKSGKTTFALKLAKVFKNPVYINYNDMRLNQNILSSWLLKWHLEKKMDLLILDRIERLDFSLPKLSKIVLIPNYLSPITTPNFSLCYALGLNFKEYTSFFKPNTPKNTLFNRFLRDGNALDSLFIENEQEKILKKQENIQLIFQAYAPLMAKICSYQSKFVSAFYLYTQLKKELKISKDTLYKLLHALEKQRILFLAPSFENHKTKLYLCDFALPYSLTPSPSLLNVFENMVFLELYKQFPNYELYSHDNGIFILHKNSTNKLALIAHAFPTPHFLEKQLLWCHKHGFLKIAVVSINAPILATNTPYKHLNFIDFSLDIQSILV; this comes from the coding sequence ATGCCCCTTTCTTGCTTGCACCCTTTTGGGCCTTTTGAAACCCCTAAAGAGCCGGCTTTAAACAACCCGCTTTTAAAGGCGCCTTCAAGCGATAAAATCTGTCTTTTAGGGCCGATGAAATCCGGTAAAACCACTTTCGCCCTCAAACTAGCAAAGGTTTTTAAAAACCCTGTGTATATCAATTACAATGACATGCGTTTGAACCAAAACATTCTAAGCTCATGGCTTTTAAAATGGCATTTGGAAAAGAAAATGGATTTGCTCATTTTAGATCGTATTGAGCGCTTGGATTTCAGCCTGCCAAAGCTTTCTAAAATCGTTCTTATCCCTAATTATTTAAGCCCCATAACAACGCCCAATTTTAGCTTGTGCTATGCGTTAGGGTTGAATTTTAAAGAATACACTAGCTTTTTCAAACCCAACACCCCTAAAAACACCCTGTTTAACCGCTTTTTAAGAGACGGCAACGCTTTAGATTCGCTTTTTATAGAAAACGAGCAAGAAAAAATCCTAAAAAAACAAGAAAATATTCAATTAATCTTTCAAGCTTACGCCCCCTTAATGGCTAAAATCTGCTCGTATCAATCTAAGTTTGTGAGCGCTTTTTATCTTTATACGCAACTCAAAAAAGAGCTTAAGATCTCTAAAGACACCCTTTATAAATTGTTACACGCGCTAGAAAAACAACGCATCCTTTTTTTAGCCCCTAGTTTTGAAAACCATAAAACCAAATTGTATCTGTGCGATTTTGCCTTGCCTTATAGCCTGACCCCTAGCCCCTCGCTTTTAAACGTTTTTGAAAACATGGTTTTTTTAGAGCTTTACAAGCAATTCCCAAACTACGAGCTTTACTCCCATGACAACGGGATTTTTATCTTGCATAAAAATTCTACCAACAAGCTCGCCCTCATCGCCCACGCTTTCCCCACGCCCCATTTTTTAGAAAAACAGCTTCTATGGTGCCATAAACATGGGTTTTTAAAAATTGCAGTCGTTTCTATCAACGCCCCTATTTTGGCAACCAATACCCCCTACAAACACCTTAATTTCATTGATTTTTCTTTGGATATTCAATCTATTTTGGTATAA
- the rpsJ gene encoding 30S ribosomal protein S10: protein MEKIRLKLKAYDHRVLDRSVVAIVEAVKRSGSEIRGPIPLPTKNKRYTVLRSPHVNKDSREQFEIRVYSRLIDIISATPETVDSLMKLDLAPEVDVEVTSMETK, encoded by the coding sequence ATGGAAAAAATCAGGTTGAAGCTCAAAGCTTATGACCATAGAGTGTTGGATCGCTCTGTTGTGGCTATCGTGGAAGCCGTAAAGCGCTCAGGTTCTGAAATTAGAGGGCCTATCCCTTTACCGACTAAGAATAAGCGTTACACCGTTTTGCGCTCCCCGCACGTCAATAAGGATTCAAGAGAGCAGTTTGAGATTAGGGTTTATAGCCGATTGATTGATATTATTTCGGCCACCCCAGAAACCGTGGATAGCTTGATGAAGTTGGATTTAGCTCCTGAAGTGGATGTAGAAGTAACCTCTATGGAAACGAAGTAG
- a CDS encoding branched-chain amino acid transporter permease, with protein sequence MLMHSILIILVIILTTYFTRIWPFMVFNAKNPPNDFVRYLGRALSCSVIGMLVIYCFKDIHVLKPPYGINEITAFLSVILLHRIFKVFVLSITLPTILYMVLVQSHVLEKAFFNIHVS encoded by the coding sequence ATGTTAATGCATTCTATACTCATTATTTTAGTTATCATATTAACGACTTATTTCACGCGCATTTGGCCTTTTATGGTGTTTAACGCTAAAAACCCGCCCAACGACTTTGTGCGTTATTTGGGTAGGGCTTTGTCATGTTCAGTGATAGGCATGCTCGTGATCTATTGTTTTAAAGACATTCACGTTTTAAAACCCCCATACGGGATCAATGAAATCACCGCTTTTTTATCCGTTATCCTTTTGCACCGCATTTTTAAGGTGTTTGTTTTAAGCATCACGCTCCCTACCATTCTTTATATGGTTTTAGTCCAAAGCCATGTATTAGAAAAGGCTTTTTTTAATATTCATGTTTCCTAA